Proteins encoded within one genomic window of Gloeobacter kilaueensis JS1:
- a CDS encoding Uma2 family endonuclease, with translation MRSIRNDRSVPRLKFRPGEILLMSPLPKHGRDAHLIAGIVTALLDSDGRNYEAFTPITLERADVGGIEPDYSFYIDRWQAVAGKERLQPPTDPWPDLVVEVDVTLYSDVNDYLPYRIPEVWLCRQGRLLIYLLVGEAYQLQPTSRFFAAVDVGLLFESCLQAADSLGMGAALQQLRSRLRQNRAP, from the coding sequence TTGCGCTCTATTCGCAACGACCGTAGCGTTCCCCGCCTGAAGTTTCGCCCCGGAGAAATCCTGCTGATGTCGCCCTTGCCGAAGCATGGGCGGGATGCCCATCTGATTGCCGGTATTGTCACCGCCCTGCTCGATAGCGATGGCCGCAACTACGAAGCCTTCACGCCGATTACCCTCGAACGTGCCGATGTCGGCGGTATCGAGCCGGACTACAGTTTCTACATCGACCGGTGGCAGGCAGTTGCAGGCAAAGAACGCCTCCAACCGCCCACCGATCCCTGGCCGGATCTGGTCGTCGAAGTTGACGTGACACTTTACAGCGATGTCAACGACTACCTGCCGTACCGCATTCCAGAAGTCTGGCTGTGTCGGCAGGGCCGTCTGCTCATCTACCTGCTGGTGGGTGAAGCTTACCAGCTGCAGCCGACGAGCCGCTTTTTTGCGGCTGTGGATGTCGGATTGCTCTTCGAGAGCTGCCTGCAGGCTGCAGACAGCCTGGGAATGGGTGCGGCCCTCCAGCAATTGCGATCCAGGCTGCGACAGAATCGAGCGCCTTGA
- a CDS encoding trypsin-like peptidase domain-containing protein, whose protein sequence is MASDWKGKVVQLGVIGAVAGASFALGNLATHQVTGVPSSAAPIPPASTPAETLSTGVSSERPSPASVLGPNFIADAAQKASPAVVRIDTEKVREVGRSPLDQFFPEFGLRLPRNFRERSAGSGFILDGNGTVITNAHVVEGVDKVAVTLNDGRKVTGKVVGTDPLTDIAVVKIPAGANLPTVPLGDSDQLRPGEWVIAVGNPLGLDHTVTAGIISALNRSSDAVGVQDRRLEFIQTDAAINPGNSGGPLVDIYGRVIGINTAIRADGQGIGFAIPINKVKEISASLLKDGRVIRPYIGVSMLTLTPELLQQLKDDPNSGRLPDADKGVWIRDVVKGSPAARAGLRADDIILAIDDKPVTDAKQVQDLISARKVGEVVSVKVQRNNKIATFQVRTVELSQTPVS, encoded by the coding sequence ATGGCAAGCGATTGGAAAGGAAAAGTTGTCCAGCTAGGCGTCATCGGTGCGGTGGCCGGTGCCAGTTTTGCCCTCGGCAATCTGGCCACGCACCAGGTAACGGGTGTGCCGTCGAGTGCCGCCCCGATTCCGCCTGCCTCGACTCCAGCCGAGACGCTCTCGACCGGTGTGAGCAGCGAGCGCCCTTCCCCGGCCTCGGTGTTGGGTCCCAACTTTATCGCCGACGCTGCCCAAAAAGCTTCACCGGCAGTCGTGCGCATCGACACCGAAAAAGTGCGCGAGGTGGGCCGCTCGCCTTTGGACCAGTTCTTTCCTGAATTTGGCCTGCGCCTGCCGCGCAATTTTCGCGAGCGCAGCGCCGGTTCCGGCTTTATCCTCGACGGCAACGGCACTGTAATCACCAACGCCCACGTCGTCGAAGGGGTCGATAAGGTGGCTGTCACCCTCAACGATGGCCGCAAGGTGACCGGCAAAGTTGTAGGCACCGACCCGCTCACCGACATCGCCGTGGTCAAGATTCCCGCCGGGGCAAACCTGCCGACCGTTCCCCTCGGTGATTCTGATCAATTGCGTCCCGGCGAGTGGGTGATCGCCGTCGGCAATCCCTTGGGCCTCGATCACACCGTTACCGCCGGCATAATTAGCGCCCTCAACCGCTCCAGCGACGCGGTCGGCGTGCAGGACCGGCGGCTCGAATTCATCCAGACCGACGCGGCGATCAATCCCGGCAATTCCGGTGGACCCCTCGTCGATATCTACGGTCGGGTGATCGGCATCAACACTGCAATCCGCGCCGACGGACAGGGCATCGGCTTCGCCATCCCGATCAATAAGGTCAAAGAAATTTCTGCAAGCCTGCTTAAAGATGGCCGGGTGATCCGCCCCTACATCGGTGTCTCGATGCTGACCCTCACCCCCGAACTGTTGCAGCAGCTCAAAGACGATCCCAACTCCGGTCGCCTGCCCGATGCCGATAAAGGCGTCTGGATCCGCGATGTCGTCAAAGGATCGCCTGCTGCCCGCGCCGGGTTGCGCGCCGATGACATCATCCTCGCCATCGACGATAAACCCGTTACCGACGCCAAGCAGGTGCAAGATCTGATCAGTGCCCGCAAAGTCGGCGAAGTGGTCAGCGTCAAGGTCCAGCGCAACAACAAGATAGCGACCTTCCAGGTGCGGACGGTGGAACTGAGCCAGACACCGGTCAGCTAG
- a CDS encoding choice-of-anchor tandem repeat GloVer-containing protein — MALYACSLVLTPSVSAQTLNTVVNFTGTNGASPAATLVQDSDGSFYGTTKAGGTSANCNSGCGTVFRVMPDGTLTTLVDFTGSNGYGPVAGLVQGSDGNFYGTTVYGGDDGLGTVFRVTPDGTLTTLVSFTGAGGDPLGSYPAAPLVRGSDGNFYGTTQAGGSSTNCSSGCGTVFRMTPDGAFTSLYSFKGGDGGQPVAGLVQGNDGNFYGTTSRGGSYGYGTVYRVSTLGTAFTTLVNFNLKNGSNSNAGLVQGSDGNFYGTTVGGGSSPNCLTGCGTVFRMTPDGTLTTLISFDGINGSNPSTALVQARDGNFYGTTSEAGSSDLGTVFRVTSSGSLATLINFNGALGATPDAGLVQATDGILYGTTSKGGTKAGTVFQLLITKGDFTGDGKSDILWRYQGTGSKQGYNQVWQMNGTSYVTSISLNTVSDLNWQIGGTEDFTGDGKTDIVWRYQGTGSKQGLNQVWQMNDTSYVSAISLPTLSDLNWQIGGTGDFTGDGKPDILWRNYVTGQNMVWQMNGTSYVTSISLNSVTDLNWRIVGTGDFTGDGKSDILWRYQGTGSKQGFNQVWQMNGTSYVTSISLKTETDLSWQIGGTGDYTGDGKPDILWRYNGGGAKQGFDQIWQMNGTSYASSVSLNTVSDLNWKIRGPR; from the coding sequence ATGGCTCTCTATGCCTGCAGTCTGGTACTTACTCCTTCTGTCTCTGCTCAGACTCTCAATACTGTAGTCAACTTCACTGGTACTAACGGCGCTTCTCCCGCTGCCACACTGGTGCAAGACAGCGATGGCAGCTTCTACGGCACTACAAAGGCAGGGGGCACCTCGGCAAACTGTAACTCCGGCTGTGGCACCGTGTTTCGCGTAATGCCCGACGGCACCCTTACTACCCTCGTAGATTTCACTGGCAGCAACGGCTATGGCCCTGTGGCTGGATTGGTACAGGGCAGCGACGGCAACTTCTATGGCACGACCGTCTACGGAGGTGATGACGGTCTGGGCACTGTGTTTCGCGTAACGCCCGACGGCACCCTTACTACCCTCGTCAGCTTTACCGGTGCTGGTGGTGACCCGCTTGGTTCCTATCCGGCAGCCCCACTTGTAAGGGGCAGCGACGGCAACTTCTATGGCACCACTCAGGCCGGTGGCAGTTCGACCAACTGTAGCTCCGGTTGTGGCACTGTGTTTCGCATGACGCCCGATGGTGCCTTTACCAGCCTCTACAGCTTCAAAGGCGGCGATGGTGGTCAGCCTGTGGCTGGGTTGGTACAAGGTAACGATGGCAACTTTTACGGCACCACCTCTAGGGGGGGCAGTTATGGATATGGCACCGTGTATCGAGTATCGACTTTGGGGACTGCCTTTACCACTCTTGTCAATTTTAACCTTAAGAATGGCTCTAATTCCAATGCCGGATTGGTGCAGGGCAGCGACGGTAACTTTTACGGCACAACCGTCGGCGGCGGTAGTTCGCCAAATTGTCTCACCGGTTGTGGCACCGTGTTTCGCATGACGCCCGATGGCACCCTTACCACTCTCATCAGCTTCGATGGCATCAACGGCTCTAATCCGAGTACTGCACTGGTGCAAGCGAGAGACGGCAACTTCTATGGCACGACATCCGAAGCAGGCAGTTCTGATCTTGGTACCGTGTTTCGCGTAACCTCTTCCGGTAGCCTTGCCACTCTCATTAACTTCAATGGAGCCCTTGGTGCTACTCCTGATGCCGGATTGGTGCAGGCTACTGACGGAATTCTCTACGGTACGACCTCCAAAGGAGGCACAAAGGCCGGTACAGTGTTCCAATTATTAATTACTAAAGGTGACTTCACCGGCGACGGCAAGAGCGACATTCTCTGGCGCTACCAGGGCACCGGTTCCAAGCAGGGCTACAACCAGGTCTGGCAGATGAACGGCACCAGTTATGTGACCTCCATCTCCCTCAATACTGTTTCCGACCTCAACTGGCAAATTGGTGGCACTGAAGACTTCACCGGCGACGGCAAAACGGATATTGTCTGGCGCTACCAGGGCACTGGCTCCAAGCAGGGCCTTAATCAAGTCTGGCAGATGAACGACACCAGCTACGTTTCTGCGATTTCGCTCCCAACCTTGAGCGATCTTAATTGGCAGATTGGCGGCACTGGTGACTTCACTGGCGACGGCAAGCCCGACATTCTCTGGCGCAACTACGTCACAGGCCAGAACATGGTCTGGCAGATGAACGGCACCAGCTATGTTACTTCTATCAGTCTCAATTCCGTCACCGACCTTAACTGGAGAATCGTCGGCACCGGCGACTTCACCGGCGATGGCAAGAGCGACATTCTCTGGCGCTATCAGGGTACTGGTTCCAAGCAGGGCTTCAATCAGGTCTGGCAGATGAACGGCACCAGTTATGTGACCTCCATCTCCTTGAAGACCGAAACGGACCTCAGCTGGCAGATTGGCGGTACAGGAGATTACACAGGTGACGGCAAGCCTGACATTCTCTGGCGCTACAACGGCGGTGGTGCCAAGCAGGGCTTCGACCAGATCTGGCAGATGAACGGCACCAGCTATGCGTCCTCGGTCTCTCTCAACACCGTCAGCGACCTCAACTGGAAGATCAGAGGGCCGCGCTAG
- the nusB gene encoding transcription antitermination factor NusB, producing MQARRIARELVLMNIGHLSADRSKKPPGTRDLQELVLTAVRTLQEEANESLKHACAELRTAHQHLLTSELTARNLDQARSEANSAIELTEQAINRVGAALEVPEFVRLADDLQVRSYALELLGAYAREAETIDGLLDSCMEGWQLDRLSRIDRDILRLALTEMATLKSVPYRVAIDEAIELAKKYSSETAGRFVNGVLRRVVQHLKLEQAPRA from the coding sequence ATGCAAGCTCGCCGCATCGCCCGCGAACTGGTCTTGATGAACATCGGCCATCTTTCTGCCGACCGCTCCAAAAAACCGCCGGGCACCAGAGATCTCCAGGAACTGGTGCTCACCGCCGTCCGCACCCTGCAGGAGGAGGCAAACGAAAGCCTCAAGCATGCCTGCGCCGAGTTGCGGACAGCTCATCAACACCTGCTCACCAGTGAGCTGACCGCCCGCAACCTCGATCAGGCCCGCAGCGAAGCCAACAGCGCCATCGAGCTGACCGAGCAGGCGATCAACCGGGTCGGCGCGGCCTTGGAGGTGCCGGAGTTCGTGCGCCTGGCCGACGACCTCCAGGTGCGCTCCTACGCCCTCGAACTCTTGGGAGCGTATGCGCGAGAGGCAGAAACCATCGATGGCCTGCTCGACAGTTGTATGGAAGGCTGGCAGCTCGATCGGCTGAGCCGCATCGACCGCGACATTCTGCGGCTCGCCCTCACCGAGATGGCCACCCTCAAGAGTGTGCCCTACCGCGTCGCCATCGACGAAGCGATCGAGCTGGCCAAAAAATACAGCAGCGAGACAGCCGGTCGCTTTGTCAACGGCGTCCTGCGCCGGGTGGTACAGCATCTGAAGCTGGAACAGGCTCCCCGCGCCTGA
- the rpoD gene encoding RNA polymerase sigma factor RpoD, with protein sequence MPSDDIWPEELQAEAEAAAETEVLAPEEFAVVRGSTDDLVRLYLQEIGRVPLLKPAEEIELARRIATWLSYEDRRRKQAALGTEQWLESVNLTPQQWALMIREGERAKAHLVKANLRLVVSVAKKYQGRGLHLLDLIQEGTLGLIRAAEKFDYTRGFKFSTYATWWIRQGITRAIAMQARTIRLPVHIVEKVNRIKKATRQLSQQLGRSPSEDEIAQAVEMDADQLRFVRKAIQLPVSLETPVGREEDTALGDLIQAKGNEPEQGVVRDLMNQDLESLLQTLTPRERDVLRLRYGLIDGRSRTLDEVGQQFSLTRERIRQIEARALRKLRHPQRLQRVREYLEGIENS encoded by the coding sequence ATGCCGAGCGACGACATCTGGCCGGAGGAGTTGCAAGCGGAAGCGGAGGCAGCGGCAGAAACCGAGGTGCTCGCGCCCGAAGAATTCGCAGTCGTCCGTGGAAGCACCGACGATCTCGTGCGGCTGTACCTGCAGGAGATCGGTCGGGTACCGCTATTAAAGCCGGCGGAGGAAATCGAGCTGGCCCGCCGCATCGCCACGTGGCTGAGCTACGAGGACAGGCGGCGCAAGCAGGCTGCCCTGGGCACCGAGCAGTGGCTTGAGAGCGTCAACCTCACTCCCCAGCAGTGGGCGCTGATGATCCGCGAGGGCGAGCGGGCCAAGGCGCATCTGGTCAAGGCCAACCTCCGCCTCGTCGTCTCGGTGGCCAAAAAATATCAGGGCCGTGGCCTGCACCTGCTGGATCTGATTCAAGAAGGGACGCTGGGCCTCATCCGCGCCGCTGAAAAATTTGACTACACGCGCGGCTTTAAGTTCTCGACCTACGCCACCTGGTGGATACGCCAGGGAATCACCCGTGCCATCGCCATGCAGGCGCGCACGATTCGCCTGCCGGTGCATATCGTCGAGAAGGTCAACCGGATCAAAAAGGCTACCCGTCAGCTCTCGCAGCAGTTGGGCCGTTCGCCCTCCGAAGACGAAATCGCCCAGGCTGTCGAGATGGACGCCGATCAATTGCGCTTTGTGCGCAAGGCGATTCAATTGCCCGTCTCGCTTGAGACGCCGGTGGGCCGCGAGGAAGATACGGCCCTGGGGGATCTGATCCAGGCCAAGGGCAACGAGCCCGAGCAGGGCGTCGTACGCGACTTGATGAATCAAGATCTCGAATCGCTGCTGCAGACGCTCACCCCCCGCGAGCGCGACGTGCTCCGGCTGCGCTACGGCCTCATCGATGGCCGCTCGCGCACCCTCGACGAGGTGGGCCAGCAATTTAGCCTCACCCGCGAGCGCATCCGCCAGATCGAAGCGCGTGCCCTGCGCAAACTGCGCCATCCCCAGCGGCTGCAGCGGGTGCGCGAGTACCTTGAAGGCATCGAAAACTCATAA
- a CDS encoding biotin--[acetyl-CoA-carboxylase] ligase, with the protein MDSTNRLAMEYLREGAPEGTTILAEQQTGGRGSNGRSWQSLPGGLYLSVVLTPEVALEDVFQLTLVAAFGVAQSLCRLTGTRVRLKWPNDLVVEAEGGLAKAGGILTETRVQGGRLVGAVVGVGLNWDNPVPEGGIRLRPLARRPLDLAMVAAAVLLGIEEAYQLWQTRGISRIVAGYERYLVNLGQAVEVPGHDGPGRIIGIDGQGALRVMFLNGSEALLSSRQLRLGYRR; encoded by the coding sequence GTGGACTCCACCAACCGGCTGGCGATGGAATATTTGCGCGAGGGGGCTCCGGAGGGAACGACGATTCTTGCCGAGCAGCAGACTGGAGGCCGGGGCAGCAATGGCCGCAGCTGGCAGTCGCTGCCGGGCGGGCTGTACCTCTCGGTGGTGCTCACTCCCGAGGTGGCCCTCGAGGATGTCTTTCAGTTGACGCTGGTGGCAGCTTTCGGTGTCGCCCAGAGCCTCTGCCGCCTCACAGGCACTCGGGTGCGCCTCAAGTGGCCCAACGATCTGGTCGTCGAAGCAGAAGGCGGGCTTGCAAAAGCGGGCGGTATCCTGACAGAGACTCGCGTGCAGGGCGGACGGCTGGTGGGGGCAGTCGTCGGTGTCGGCCTTAACTGGGACAATCCGGTGCCGGAGGGCGGTATCCGGCTGAGGCCGTTGGCGCGCCGGCCCCTCGATCTGGCGATGGTGGCGGCGGCGGTGTTGCTGGGAATCGAAGAAGCTTATCAGCTCTGGCAGACCCGTGGCATCAGCCGGATCGTCGCCGGCTACGAGCGCTATCTGGTCAATCTCGGTCAGGCGGTCGAGGTGCCCGGCCACGACGGACCAGGCCGGATCATCGGCATCGACGGCCAGGGAGCGCTCAGGGTGATGTTTCTCAACGGCAGCGAGGCATTGCTCTCCTCGCGCCAGTTGCGCCTGGGCTACCGGCGTTGA
- a CDS encoding 23S rRNA (pseudouridine(1915)-N(3))-methyltransferase RlmH: MKFKLLAVGRLHQRPFELAAAEYGRRLAASVRFEQVEVRDVRLTDRATARQKEAQALLAQLKPADHPVLLDSGGIQFDSPGLANWLQAHSAEPFVFIVGSSWGVDSAVRERAKTLWSLSKLTFPHELARVIVLEQLYRAVTILAGHPYHH; this comes from the coding sequence TTGAAATTCAAGCTGCTGGCGGTTGGGCGGTTGCACCAGCGGCCTTTTGAACTGGCGGCAGCCGAGTACGGGCGGCGGCTTGCGGCCTCCGTCCGCTTCGAGCAGGTGGAGGTGCGCGATGTCAGGCTTACCGACAGAGCAACCGCCCGGCAAAAAGAAGCCCAGGCGCTGCTTGCCCAGTTAAAGCCCGCCGATCATCCGGTCCTGCTCGACAGCGGCGGCATCCAGTTCGACAGCCCAGGTCTGGCAAACTGGCTTCAAGCCCACAGCGCAGAGCCGTTCGTATTTATCGTCGGATCCAGCTGGGGCGTCGATTCGGCGGTGCGCGAGCGGGCAAAAACCCTCTGGTCGCTCTCAAAACTCACTTTTCCCCACGAACTGGCGCGGGTGATCGTCCTCGAACAGCTCTACCGCGCCGTCACGATCCTGGCAGGCCATCCGTACCATCACTGA
- a CDS encoding LysR family transcriptional regulator translates to MNNFSLDQIRIFRAIAQHGSFKRAAESLYISQPAVSLQVQNLEAALGMPLFDRSGRKAELTEAGRTFLIYAERILMLCDESRRAITDLQNLKGGTLVIGASQTTGTYLIPRLIGEFHRRYPEVGVQLHVMSTRRTAYGVAEGKLDLGIIGGEVPSELQGRLHSQVYAEDELALVVPEFHPLAGVAVIPREMLYELKFIALDPESTTRRVLDNVLGRHNIDVSCLAIEMELSSIEAIKTAVQAGLGVAFISATAIAKELKLGVLHRVAVEGLELRRPLTLLTHPQRFESRASHVFREQILPFSNHPQVLSLPDSAREPAVRDLQAGQE, encoded by the coding sequence ATGAACAATTTCAGCCTGGACCAGATTCGCATTTTCCGGGCGATCGCCCAGCATGGCAGTTTCAAACGGGCCGCCGAATCGCTCTATATCTCCCAACCGGCGGTTTCGCTGCAGGTGCAGAATCTGGAGGCGGCTCTGGGGATGCCGCTTTTTGATCGTTCCGGGCGCAAGGCGGAACTGACCGAGGCGGGCCGGACTTTTTTGATCTATGCCGAGCGCATCCTGATGCTGTGCGACGAGTCGCGCCGGGCAATCACCGACTTGCAGAACCTCAAAGGCGGCACCCTCGTCATCGGCGCTTCCCAGACCACCGGCACCTATCTCATCCCCCGCCTGATCGGCGAATTTCACCGCCGCTATCCGGAAGTCGGCGTACAACTGCACGTCATGTCCACCCGGCGCACCGCCTACGGCGTAGCCGAGGGCAAGCTCGACCTTGGGATTATCGGTGGCGAGGTGCCCTCAGAACTGCAGGGCCGCCTGCACTCGCAAGTTTACGCCGAGGACGAGCTGGCGCTGGTGGTGCCGGAATTTCATCCCCTGGCCGGGGTAGCGGTGATTCCCCGCGAGATGCTCTACGAACTGAAGTTCATCGCCCTCGATCCAGAATCGACCACCCGCCGCGTCCTCGACAACGTTCTGGGTCGCCACAACATCGATGTATCCTGTCTTGCGATCGAGATGGAGCTGAGCAGCATCGAGGCGATCAAGACGGCGGTGCAGGCCGGGCTGGGGGTCGCCTTCATCTCGGCGACAGCGATCGCCAAAGAACTGAAGCTGGGTGTACTGCACCGGGTCGCCGTCGAGGGACTGGAATTGCGCCGGCCTCTGACGCTGCTGACCCACCCACAGCGCTTTGAGTCGCGAGCCTCCCACGTCTTTCGCGAGCAGATCCTCCCTTTTAGCAATCACCCGCAAGTGCTCTCACTTCCTGATAGCGCCAGAGAACCAGCTGTACGGGATTTACAAGCAGGACAGGAATAA
- a CDS encoding FG-GAP-like repeat-containing protein: MSVPAVFAAPRQLSENTLRQIAALIKEKRSRTPVQRKIDSQLLYTARMQRNLAVADGIRTLRTDVKLDERGQTLVDIKAKVTPALLARIESLGGKIQNHYAEYDAIRALVPLAQIEAIAAEPDVIFVRRAVRAQLSGRTISQANRSAVLEARRERVKAQLPTILQKIAQAEPEVAGGPVTNVGLVTSEGDKAHKADQARSTYNVNGSGIKVGVLSDSYNCLGGAAADIANNDLPSTGVTVLKEDPGCSSGSDEGRAMLQIVHDLAPGAQLYFATAFDGDVDFANQIKALANAGCTVIIDDVEYFNESPFQDAIIAQAVNTVTSQGVSYFSSASNSGNFNDGTSATWEGNYLNSGQVLEDSSGNNLGTLHDFSGAGDIYNTLEPTGAGQQNITLFWSDALGKSANDYDVFEVDSSSGNVVAGSNDTQDGTQDPYEIFAANEGDFIAVVLYSGSQRFLHLEGGRGLFEIGTSGRTKGHGSAVNAFSVAAVDAATAGGGVFVGGATNPVETFSSDGLRRIFYNADGSAITPGNFLATGGTVRQKPDIAAADGVVTTLPPNSGLNPFFGTSAAAPHAGAIAALLKSFKPSLTLAQIRTALTTTALDIEAAGVDRDSGYGIVMALPALQSVAGLSSGTRGDFTGDGKVDILWRYQGTGSKQGINQVWQMNGTSYVTSISLNPVSDLNWQIGGTADFTGDGKTDIVWRYQGTGSKQGLNQIWRMNGTSYVASVSLPNLSDLNWQVAGTGDFTGDGKSDILWRNYVTGQNMVWKMNGTSYVSTINLNSVTDLNWRIVGTGDFTGDGKSDILWRYQGGGSKQGFNQVWQMNGTSYVTSISLKTETDLSWQIGGAGDYTGDGKVDILWRYQGGGAKQGNNQIWRMNGTSYASSVVLNTVSDLNWRIRGPR; encoded by the coding sequence TTGTCCGTACCAGCCGTCTTTGCTGCACCACGGCAATTGAGTGAGAACACTCTCAGGCAGATAGCAGCGCTTATCAAAGAAAAGCGCTCTCGCACCCCGGTGCAGCGCAAGATCGATTCTCAGCTTTTGTACACCGCCAGAATGCAGCGGAACCTGGCTGTTGCCGATGGCATCCGTACTCTGCGCACCGATGTCAAACTCGACGAGCGGGGCCAGACGCTGGTCGATATCAAAGCGAAGGTGACGCCCGCCTTGCTTGCCAGGATCGAAAGCCTTGGGGGCAAGATCCAGAACCATTACGCCGAGTACGACGCGATTCGCGCCCTGGTGCCCCTCGCTCAGATCGAGGCGATTGCCGCCGAGCCGGATGTCATCTTCGTGCGCCGGGCTGTCAGAGCGCAGCTTTCGGGCAGGACCATCTCTCAGGCCAACCGTTCGGCTGTGCTTGAAGCGCGCCGCGAGCGGGTGAAGGCCCAGTTGCCGACCATCCTGCAAAAGATTGCCCAGGCCGAACCCGAAGTGGCCGGAGGCCCGGTCACCAACGTCGGTCTGGTTACCTCCGAAGGCGACAAAGCCCACAAGGCCGACCAGGCCCGCAGCACTTACAACGTCAATGGTTCAGGGATCAAAGTCGGTGTGCTCTCCGATAGTTACAACTGCCTTGGCGGAGCGGCTGCCGATATTGCCAACAACGATCTGCCCTCGACGGGTGTAACTGTTCTCAAAGAAGATCCCGGTTGCAGCAGTGGTTCCGACGAAGGCCGGGCGATGCTGCAGATCGTCCACGACCTCGCTCCAGGAGCGCAGTTGTACTTTGCCACCGCCTTCGACGGTGATGTGGATTTTGCCAACCAGATCAAAGCCCTCGCCAACGCCGGTTGCACGGTGATTATCGACGATGTCGAGTACTTCAACGAGTCGCCCTTTCAAGATGCGATTATCGCCCAGGCGGTCAACACCGTCACCTCCCAGGGCGTGAGCTACTTCTCCTCGGCGAGTAACTCCGGAAACTTTAACGACGGTACCTCCGCCACCTGGGAAGGCAACTACCTCAACTCCGGGCAGGTGCTCGAAGACAGCAGCGGCAACAACCTCGGCACCCTGCACGACTTCAGCGGTGCGGGCGACATCTACAACACTCTCGAACCCACAGGCGCAGGACAACAGAACATCACCCTGTTCTGGTCCGACGCCCTGGGCAAATCGGCCAACGACTACGACGTTTTTGAGGTAGATTCTTCCTCTGGAAATGTCGTTGCCGGCAGCAACGACACGCAAGATGGCACCCAGGATCCCTACGAGATCTTCGCAGCCAACGAGGGCGACTTCATCGCCGTCGTGCTCTACAGCGGCTCCCAGCGCTTTTTGCACCTTGAGGGCGGGCGCGGCCTGTTTGAAATAGGCACCTCCGGTCGCACCAAGGGGCACGGCTCGGCGGTAAACGCCTTTTCGGTAGCTGCCGTCGATGCGGCCACTGCAGGGGGCGGTGTGTTCGTCGGGGGGGCTACCAACCCGGTCGAAACTTTTAGCTCCGACGGCCTGCGCCGGATCTTCTACAACGCGGACGGCAGCGCAATTACGCCCGGCAACTTTCTGGCAACCGGCGGCACGGTGCGTCAAAAACCGGATATCGCCGCCGCCGACGGCGTAGTCACAACCCTTCCCCCCAATAGCGGCCTCAATCCCTTCTTCGGCACTTCGGCGGCGGCTCCCCACGCTGGAGCAATCGCCGCTCTGCTCAAATCCTTCAAGCCCTCGCTCACCCTCGCTCAGATCCGTACCGCCCTCACCACCACTGCCCTGGATATCGAAGCAGCCGGGGTCGATCGCGACTCTGGCTATGGCATCGTCATGGCTCTACCAGCTCTGCAGTCCGTTGCCGGGCTTTCCTCGGGCACTCGCGGGGATTTCACGGGAGACGGTAAGGTAGACATTCTCTGGCGCTACCAGGGCACCGGTTCCAAGCAAGGGATCAATCAAGTCTGGCAGATGAACGGCACCAGCTACGTCACTTCGATCAGCCTCAATCCTGTTTCCGACCTCAACTGGCAAATTGGCGGAACAGCGGACTTTACGGGAGACGGTAAAACGGATATTGTCTGGCGCTACCAGGGCACCGGTTCCAAACAAGGACTCAACCAGATCTGGAGGATGAACGGCACCAGCTACGTTGCTTCCGTTTCCCTGCCAAACCTCAGCGATCTCAACTGGCAGGTCGCTGGTACTGGCGACTTCACCGGCGACGGCAAGAGCGACATTCTCTGGCGCAACTACGTCACAGGCCAGAACATGGTCTGGAAGATGAACGGCACCAGCTACGTCTCGACGATCAACCTCAATTCCGTCACCGACCTTAACTGGAGAATCGTCGGCACCGGCGACTTCACCGGCGATGGCAAGAGCGACATTCTCTGGCGCTACCAGGGAGGTGGTTCCAAGCAGGGCTTCAATCAGGTCTGGCAGATGAACGGCACCAGTTATGTGACCTCCATCTCCTTGAAGACCGAAACGGACCTCAGCTGGCAGATTGGCGGTGCCGGGGATTATACGGGCGATGGCAAAGTAGATATCCTCTGGCGCTACCAGGGAGGCGGTGCCAAGCAGGGTAACAACCAGATCTGGAGGATGAACGGCACCAGCTATGCGTCCTCGGTCGTCCTCAACACGGTGAGCGACCTCAACTGGAGAATCAGAGGGCCGCGCTAG